A window from Plasmodium chabaudi chabaudi strain AS genome assembly, chromosome: 11 encodes these proteins:
- a CDS encoding alpha-soluble NSF attachment protein, putative, which translates to MEHEAKELEKKAEALSKKDFFSSFFGTDNTDEVINCYNMAANQYKLAHKWKEAASCILKNAALYKKNSETSYCANAYLEAGNITKKYDKLEAIKYIEEAVKMYATIGRFSNCGKCEKNIAEIYEDLFDYNSASSYYKKAAYYFEMDEYSKSVYTQCIVKYAELSAQYNHQYEDAISIFENEAEKALKNSLLQYGARDYYIKAGILHIVIGDIVNAKISIDKYSSNDPRFASSREKKFLDNIIDAITEQNIEYFEEIVHEYDRVTKLDNWKIYFLYNIKSKLNVEGNVELTPDGGVDLT; encoded by the exons atggaacaCGAAGCAAAAGAACTGGAAAAAAAAGCAGAGGCATTAAGTAAGAAGGACTTTTtctcatcattttttggaACAGATAATACTGATGAAGTTATAAATTGCTATAACATGGCAGCAAACCAATACAAGCTTGCTCATAAAT GGAAAGAAGCAGCTTCTtgtattttgaaaaatgctgcattatacaaaaagaaTAGCGAGACCAGCTATTGTGCCAACGCCTATTTAGAGGCAGGAAacataacaaaaaaatatgataaactAG AGgccataaaatatattgaagaGGCTGTCAAAATGTATGCAACCATTGGGAGATTCTCAAATTGTGGAAAATGTGAAAAGAACATTGCAGAAATATATGAAGACTTATTCGACTATAATAGTGCATCATCCTATTATAAAAAGGCTGcctattattttgaaatgGACGAATATTCAAA GTCGGTGTACACACAATGCATTGTGAAGTATGCCGAATTAAGTGCGCAATATAATCACCAATATGAAGATGCTATATcg ATATTCGAAAACGAAGCGGAAAAGGCTCTAAAAAACTCGTTGCTACAGTATGGAGCCCGcgattattatataaaggcAGGGATACTTCACATAGTCATAGGAGATATTGTAAATGCAAAAATATCAATTGACAAATATTCCTCAAATGACCCACGATTTGCAAGTTCAAGAGAAAAGAAATTTTTagataatattattgatGCTATTACAGAACAGAATATCGAATATTTTGAAGAAATTGTACATGAATATGATCGAGTAACCAAATTAGATaattggaaaatatattttctttataatattaaatcgAAGTTA